The Panicum hallii strain FIL2 chromosome 9, PHallii_v3.1, whole genome shotgun sequence genome has a window encoding:
- the LOC112877269 gene encoding eukaryotic translation initiation factor translates to MAEVETAPAAVAATTPEVAATEGGAAAEAKGPHKLHRQWTFWYDIQSKPKPGAAWGTSLKKAYTFDTVEEFWSLYDQIFRPSKLTGNADFHLFKAGVEPKWEDPECANGGKWTVPCNRKATFETMWLETLMALIGEQFDETEDICGIVASVRQRGDKLALWTRTASNEAVQVNIGKKWKDVIDYNDKITYTFHDDSRREKPSRGGRYTV, encoded by the exons atgGCGGAGGTTGAGACTGCGCCGGCGGCTGTGGCGGCGACGACCCCGGAGGTCGCGGCGACCgagggcggcgccgcggcggaggccAAGGGGCCGCACAAGCTGCACCGGCAGTGGACCTTCTGGTACGACATCCAGTCGAAGCCCAAGCCCGGCGCCGCGTGGGGCACCTCCCTCAAAAAGGCCTACACCTTCGACACCGTCGAGGAGTTCTGGAG CTTGTACGATCAGATTTTCCGTCCAAGCAAGTTGACTGGGAATGCTGATTTTCATCTGTTCAAGGCTGGAGTGGAGCCAAAATGGGAAGACCCAGAGTGTGCAAATGGTGGCAAATGGACTGTCCCATGCAACAGAAAGGCAACCTTTGAGACCATGTGGCTTGAAACG TTGATGGCTCTTATTGGAGAGCAGTTTGATGAAACCGAGGACATCTGTGGAATTGTTGCCAGTGTCCGTCAGAGAGGAGATAAGCTTGCATTATGGACTAGGACTGCCAGCAATGAAGCTGTCCAG GTAAACATTGGCAAGAAATGGAAGGATGTCATCGACTACAATGACAAGATCACCTACACTTTCCAT GATGACTCCAGAAGAGAGAAGCCGAGCAGAGGTGGACGGTACACCGTGTAA
- the LOC112877276 gene encoding peroxisome biogenesis protein 12, whose translation MLFQVGGQGARPTFFEMSAAQQLPASLRAALTYSLGVFALRRPLLHKVLDYEDEFFALLMGVLESHSLRTTDGSFSESLYGLRRRPVKVSVKRKSLGTESSDKVYASALRKRQKILSVVFLVVLPYFKSKLQSIYNREREARLQATLWGQDDVRFDEAGFVLDQEQTSQAQNDPTIGEVSNLTRFKKNFASLIGVCYPWIHATNEGLSFAYQLLYLLDATAFYSPALHVLGLHVCRATGQELMDSSSRISRIRNRELERLRGPPWLKAVQRVFLSCIYTTLDYAQTGLIAAVFFFKMMEWWYQSAEERMSAPTVYPPPPPPPTPKVAKDGIPLPTDKTLCPLCCQKRANPSVLSVSGFVFCYSCIFKSVSQHKRCPVTLMPATVEQIRRLFHDL comes from the exons atGCTGTTCCAGGTGGGAGGGCAGGGCGCGCGGCCCACCTTCTTCGAGATgtcggccgcgcagcagcttccCGCCAGCCTCCGCGCCGCGCTCACCTACTCGCTCGGG GTTTTTGCACTAAGAAGGCCATTACTACACAAAGTTTTAGATTATGAAGATGAATTCTTCGCCTTGTTAATGGGAGTCCTTGAGTCTCACAGTCTACGAACAACAG ATGGTTCTTTTTCAGAGTCATTATATGGTCTCAGGAGGAGACCTGTTAAGGTTTCAGTAAAGAGAAAGAGCCTTGGTACAGAATCCAGTGATAAAGTCTATGCTTCTGCACTAAGGAAGCGCCAGAAAATCCTCTCGGTGGTTTTCTTG GTTGTTTTGCCATATTTTAAGTCAAAGTTGCAGTCTATATACAATAGAGAAAGGGAAGCCAGGTTGCAGGCAACTCTTTGGGGTCAGGATGATGTGAGGTTTGATGAAGCTGGCTTTGTATTAGATCAGGAGCAGACTTCTCAAGCACAGAATGACCCTACAATTGGAGAAGTGTCAAACTTGACACGTTTTAAGAAGAACTTTGCCTCACTCATAGGCGTTTGCTATCCATGGATTCATGCAACTAATGAAG GTCTCTCGTTTGCATACCAGCTGCTGTATCTGTTGGATGCCACTGCTTTTTATAGTCCAGCACTGCATGTGCTAGGGCTTCACGTTTGTCGTGCTACTGGACAAGAGCTG ATGGATTCATCTTCTAGGATATCAAGGATTAGAAATCGTGAACTTGAAAGACTTCGTGGTCCTCCATGGTTAAAG GCTGTGCAACGGGTGTTCCTTAGTTGTATATATACAACTCTAGATTATGCACAAACAGGTTTAATTGCTGCAGTCTTCTTTTTCAAG ATGATGGAGTGGTGGTACCAATCTGCTGAAGAAAGAATGTCCGCTCCAACTGTATATCCACCACCCCCTCCACCACCAACTCCAAAG GTTGCCAAAGACGGAATCCCCTTGCCAACTGACAAGACGCTCTGCCCCCTGTGCTGCCAGAAGCGTGCCAACCCATCTGTTCTTTCTGTTTCTGGTTTTGTTTTTTGCTACAGCTGCATATTCAAGTCCGTCTCTCAG CATAAAAGGTGCCCTGTCACGCTGATGCCTGCCACTGTTGAACAAATTAGGCGCCTCTTCCATGATTTGTAG
- the LOC112876952 gene encoding uncharacterized protein LOC112876952, translated as MASSSQLGAYTGGSRRRVVHARSGGGRSAAAAAAAKQLLSRLRSSLRRSAAGRRRAAVSFGYDLQSYSRNFDDGLGSSVGHPLSV; from the coding sequence ATGGCGTCGTCGTCTCAGCTGGGCGCGTACACCGGCGGCAGCCGGAGGAGGGTCGTCCACgccaggagcggcggcgggaggtcggctgcggcggcggccgccgcgaagCAGCTGCTGTCGAGGCTGCGGTCCAGCCTGAGGAGGagtgcggcggggcggaggcgggccGCGGTGAGCTTCGGGTACGACCTGCAGAGCTACTCCCGGAACTTCGACGACGGCCTCGGCTCCTCTGTCGGCCACCCGCTTTCAGTGTGA
- the LOC112877264 gene encoding uncharacterized protein LOC112877264 has protein sequence MASLQLGEYTGGSSRRRVVHASRSGGRSAAAVKQLLSRLRSTWSRRRAARPRRAAASFGYDLHSYSQNFDDGLASSGRRRL, from the coding sequence ATGGCGTCTCTGCAGCTGGGCGAGTACACCGGCGGCAGCAGCCGGAGGAGGGTCGTCCATGCCAGCAGGAGCGGCGGCCGGTCGGCGGCGGCTGTGAAGCAGCTGCTGTCGAGGCTGAGGTCCACGTGGAGTCGAAGGCGCGCGGCGCGCCCGAGGCGGGCCGCGGCGAGCTTCGGCTACGACCTGCACAGCTACTCCCAGAACTTCGACGACGGCCTTGcctcctccggccgccgccgcttgtAG